A genomic window from Polaribacter gangjinensis includes:
- a CDS encoding ABC transporter ATP-binding protein has translation MQQQDNKHILVTEDVSIGYTSKKAVKIIAKNIQLQLKKGTFVSLLGKNGIGKSTLLRTLSNVQKPLEGNIFIDQKNVTQFDNNQLATCISLVLTERLPESQLTVFELVALGRQPHTNWVDHLTTFDIEKIETAMKLTEITHLASQRYYELSDGQLQRVLIARALAQDTPLIILDEPTAHLDLHHTLQIFRVLKKLVTETSKTILISTHEVNLAIKFSDEIALMNENSFYKDTPEKLIENHLFDALFSDEMIHFDQNLQQFVIK, from the coding sequence ATGCAACAACAAGACAACAAACATATCTTAGTAACTGAAGATGTATCAATAGGATATACTTCTAAAAAAGCTGTGAAAATTATTGCTAAAAACATTCAATTGCAGTTGAAAAAAGGAACGTTTGTATCTTTATTAGGAAAAAATGGTATTGGAAAATCGACCTTACTAAGAACTTTATCAAACGTACAAAAACCCTTAGAAGGCAATATCTTCATTGATCAAAAAAACGTAACCCAATTTGACAATAATCAATTGGCAACTTGCATCAGTTTGGTACTTACAGAACGATTGCCAGAAAGTCAATTAACTGTTTTTGAATTGGTTGCACTTGGCAGACAACCACATACTAATTGGGTTGATCATTTAACTACTTTTGATATAGAAAAGATAGAAACTGCCATGAAACTCACAGAAATTACTCATTTAGCATCACAACGTTATTATGAATTGAGTGATGGACAATTGCAACGTGTTTTAATTGCAAGAGCACTTGCACAAGATACTCCTTTGATTATTTTAGATGAACCCACAGCACATTTAGACTTGCATCATACCCTACAAATTTTTAGAGTTTTAAAGAAATTGGTTACAGAAACTTCAAAAACCATTTTAATTTCTACACACGAAGTCAATTTAGCTATTAAATTTTCTGATGAAATAGCTTTGATGAATGAAAATTCATTTTACAAAGACACGCCAGAAAAACTGATTGAAAATCATCTTTTTGATGCACTTTTTTCGGATGAAATGATTCATTTTGATCAAAATTTACAGCAATTCGTAATAAAATAA
- a CDS encoding diacylglycerol kinase family protein gives MIDPNDSFLVGRLKSIKYALRGTWILITTEDSVKVQLSFGVLVTILGFYFGISSTEWMMQTLVIGMVLVAESANTAIEKIADFVNPEYHKQIEVIKDVAAGAPSFAAFAAIVICGIIYVPRVIALF, from the coding sequence ATGATAGATCCTAATGATAGTTTTTTAGTTGGAAGGCTTAAAAGTATAAAGTATGCTTTAAGAGGTACTTGGATTTTAATTACTACAGAAGATAGTGTAAAAGTTCAATTGTCTTTTGGAGTTTTAGTTACCATTTTAGGTTTTTACTTCGGGATTTCATCCACAGAATGGATGATGCAAACCTTGGTGATTGGAATGGTTTTAGTTGCTGAATCCGCCAATACTGCTATTGAAAAAATAGCTGACTTTGTAAATCCTGAATACCATAAGCAAATAGAAGTTATTAAAGACGTTGCTGCTGGCGCACCAAGTTTTGCTGCTTTTGCAGCAATTGTTATTTGTGGAATTATTTACGTTCCTAGAGTTATCGCTTTATTTTAA
- a CDS encoding heparan-alpha-glucosaminide N-acetyltransferase domain-containing protein, whose protein sequence is MKQTRLYFIDIVRAIAILMMLQGHFVDTLLDPQFRSDEYIAFRIWSYFRGITAPTFFTISGLIFTYLMLKAKQKGELNFRIKKGIIRGFMLIGIGYLLRIPLFQLFYGDLGTAWLAVDVLQCIGLSLILIVLLYVFTLKKTLIFSILLFILGTVIFITEPWYRNLEINNLPIAIANYMTKTNKSVFTILPWFGYVAYGGFLATIFYRYLERQTFKKTVITSLFIIGFFLINHSTSFLYYLYRVTDLEIIKLSAGFNYLFKRLGDVFMLFALFYLLEDYLKHSLILKIGQKTLSIYVIHFIIIYGSFTGFGLNRLIGKTLQPWEAVVGALLFWLVVCLIALNYVKTNQFIYGKINRLFGKIKESKED, encoded by the coding sequence TTGAAACAAACTCGCCTTTATTTTATTGATATCGTTCGCGCTATTGCTATTTTAATGATGCTGCAAGGTCATTTTGTAGATACATTATTAGATCCTCAATTTAGGAGTGATGAATATATTGCTTTTAGAATCTGGTCATATTTTAGAGGAATCACAGCTCCCACTTTTTTTACCATTTCAGGTTTAATTTTTACCTATTTAATGCTTAAAGCCAAACAAAAGGGGGAATTAAACTTCCGAATTAAAAAGGGAATTATCAGAGGATTTATGTTGATTGGTATTGGGTATTTATTAAGAATTCCCTTATTTCAATTATTTTACGGCGATTTAGGTACAGCTTGGTTGGCAGTTGATGTATTGCAATGTATTGGTTTATCTCTGATTTTGATTGTTTTGCTGTATGTGTTTACTTTAAAAAAAACATTGATATTTTCAATACTATTATTTATTCTTGGAACGGTTATTTTTATTACGGAGCCTTGGTATCGAAATTTAGAAATCAATAATTTACCCATTGCCATTGCCAATTATATGACCAAAACAAACAAATCTGTTTTTACTATTTTGCCATGGTTTGGATATGTAGCTTATGGAGGATTTTTAGCAACCATCTTTTACAGATATTTAGAGCGCCAAACTTTCAAGAAAACTGTTATTACGAGTTTGTTTATCATCGGATTTTTTCTAATCAATCATTCTACTTCGTTTTTGTATTATTTGTACAGAGTTACTGATTTAGAGATTATTAAATTGAGTGCTGGCTTCAATTACTTGTTTAAAAGATTGGGGGATGTTTTTATGTTATTTGCACTTTTTTATTTGTTAGAAGACTATTTAAAACATTCTTTAATTTTAAAAATCGGACAAAAAACATTGTCTATTTATGTAATTCATTTCATAATAATTTACGGAAGTTTTACAGGCTTTGGATTGAATAGATTGATTGGTAAAACACTACAACCTTGGGAAGCTGTTGTTGGGGCATTATTATTTTGGTTAGTAGTTTGTCTCATAGCATTGAATTATGTAAAAACCAATCAATTTATCTACGGAAAAATTAACCGTCTTTTTGGTAAGATTAAGGAATCAAAAGAAGACTAA
- a CDS encoding M28 family metallopeptidase: MKKILFLAGALAIYACGANKDTAKDSNVDQAAKYASTITAKELGTHLFTYASDEFEGRNTGEPGQKKAVEYLKNFYVSQGIPSPISSDDYFQEVPADFLNKRKRQVPLKDSENVVAFIKGSEKPDEIIVISAHLDHEGIKDGEIYNGADDDGSGTVALLEIAQAFQMAVKAGKGPKRSILFLHVTGEEKGLLGSQYYTDNPIFPLANTVCNLNIDMVGRIDDRHKADPNYVYLIGSDKLSTELHTLSEEINNKYTKINLDYKYNDENDPNRFYYRSDHYNFAKHNIPIIFYFNGTHADYHRPTDTPDKINYELLENRARLVFHTAWEVANKETRIIADKAVKK; this comes from the coding sequence ATGAAAAAAATACTCTTTCTTGCTGGCGCTTTAGCAATTTATGCTTGCGGAGCCAACAAAGACACTGCTAAAGACAGCAACGTTGATCAAGCTGCCAAGTATGCATCAACCATTACAGCAAAAGAATTAGGAACCCATCTTTTTACCTACGCTTCAGACGAATTTGAAGGAAGAAATACTGGAGAGCCTGGTCAAAAAAAGGCAGTTGAATACCTAAAAAACTTTTACGTAAGTCAAGGCATTCCCTCACCTATTTCAAGTGATGATTATTTTCAAGAAGTTCCTGCAGATTTTTTAAACAAACGCAAAAGACAAGTTCCTTTAAAAGACTCTGAAAATGTAGTTGCTTTTATCAAAGGTTCAGAAAAACCAGATGAAATTATAGTTATCTCAGCTCATTTAGATCACGAGGGCATCAAAGATGGCGAAATTTACAATGGTGCAGATGATGATGGTTCAGGAACTGTGGCATTGTTAGAAATTGCTCAAGCTTTTCAAATGGCTGTAAAAGCAGGTAAAGGTCCTAAGCGTTCTATTTTGTTTTTACACGTAACTGGTGAAGAAAAAGGTTTATTAGGTTCTCAATATTATACTGATAATCCAATTTTTCCACTAGCAAATACAGTGTGTAATTTGAATATTGATATGGTAGGACGTATTGACGATCGTCATAAAGCAGACCCAAATTATGTTTATTTGATTGGTTCAGACAAATTAAGTACTGAATTGCATACGCTTTCTGAAGAAATCAACAATAAATACACTAAAATAAATTTGGATTATAAATACAATGATGAAAACGATCCAAACCGTTTTTACTATCGTTCTGACCATTATAACTTTGCAAAGCACAATATTCCGATTATTTTCTATTTTAACGGTACACATGCAGATTACCACAGACCAACAGATACTCCTGACAAAATCAACTATGAATTGTTAGAAAACAGAGCGCGTTTGGTATTTCATACTGCTTGGGAAGTTGCCAATAAAGAAACCAGAATTATTGCAGATAAAGCAGTTAAAAAATAA
- a CDS encoding LptF/LptG family permease: MKILDRYILKSFLVPFIATFLIVLFVLVMQLLWQAFENIAGKGVSIGFILKFLYYTTLMIIPQALPIGVLLSSIMAMGNLGENYEFAAAKSAGVSLQRLVRPIAILAILLSIANFFFLNNVFPYAKLKQANLYLNIKMKKPAMSLIPGSFNADIPGYQIKFDEKYGAEENLLKNVLIYDLRGGRGNQKVITAEKGKVLSKEGSRYITLVLNNGNFYEEHVKSARTPAKRSKMAASSATFKEYEFNIDVGDILDDGKLDSINNTGSPMMFRLEELKDTVPKLKYTYDEDMQLRANNIFASTDAKELIQIPDSLQNNKLAKQTLDNFELTEKIVILNAAVAKTNRLLSTITNNTEILKFKRKVLNLYETEYYNRVALSLSCVILFFIGAPLGSIVRKGGFGMPMILAIAVYVTYHFSNTFGKGLAENSSITAFLGSWISAIIMIPIAILLTNRATKDKGIFNIDTFLQPITGFFKKYIPSKKQ; the protein is encoded by the coding sequence ATGAAAATTTTAGACAGATACATCCTTAAAAGTTTCTTAGTTCCTTTTATAGCGACATTTCTCATCGTGCTTTTTGTTTTGGTTATGCAATTGCTGTGGCAAGCTTTTGAAAACATTGCAGGTAAAGGCGTTAGTATTGGCTTTATCCTAAAGTTTTTATACTACACAACTTTAATGATTATTCCTCAAGCTTTGCCAATTGGAGTGCTTCTCTCTTCGATCATGGCAATGGGGAATTTGGGAGAAAACTATGAATTTGCTGCTGCAAAATCGGCTGGAGTTTCATTACAACGTTTGGTAAGACCTATAGCAATTTTGGCTATTTTATTAAGCATTGCCAATTTCTTTTTTTTGAACAACGTATTTCCGTATGCAAAGTTAAAACAAGCAAATTTATACCTTAACATCAAAATGAAAAAACCTGCCATGTCTTTAATTCCTGGTAGTTTTAATGCAGATATTCCTGGATATCAAATAAAATTCGATGAAAAATATGGAGCAGAAGAAAATTTGTTAAAAAACGTTTTGATTTATGACTTAAGAGGTGGCAGAGGAAATCAAAAAGTAATTACAGCCGAAAAAGGAAAAGTGCTTTCTAAAGAAGGTAGCAGATACATAACGTTGGTTTTAAACAATGGAAACTTTTACGAAGAGCATGTAAAATCTGCAAGAACTCCTGCCAAAAGAAGTAAAATGGCTGCTTCAAGCGCCACTTTTAAAGAGTATGAATTTAATATTGATGTGGGTGATATTTTAGATGATGGAAAGTTAGATTCTATCAACAACACTGGAAGTCCTATGATGTTTCGTTTAGAAGAATTGAAAGATACCGTTCCTAAATTAAAATATACCTATGATGAAGATATGCAACTAAGAGCGAATAATATTTTTGCCTCTACAGATGCTAAAGAATTGATACAAATCCCTGATTCTCTTCAAAATAACAAATTAGCGAAACAAACTTTAGACAATTTTGAATTGACCGAAAAAATTGTGATTTTGAATGCCGCTGTTGCCAAAACAAATAGATTGTTGAGTACAATTACCAACAATACAGAGATTTTAAAATTCAAAAGAAAAGTTTTAAATCTATACGAAACTGAATATTATAACAGAGTCGCTTTGTCTTTATCTTGTGTGATTTTGTTTTTTATAGGTGCTCCTTTAGGGTCAATTGTACGAAAAGGAGGTTTTGGAATGCCTATGATTCTAGCCATAGCTGTTTATGTAACCTATCACTTTTCAAATACTTTCGGAAAAGGATTGGCAGAAAACAGTTCGATTACCGCATTTTTAGGATCGTGGATTTCTGCAATCATCATGATTCCGATTGCAATTTTACTTACAAACAGAGCTACCAAAGACAAAGGTATTTTTAATATTGACACTTTTTTACAACCCATTACAGGATT
- the tpx gene encoding thiol peroxidase gives MASITLKGNPIETIGNLPKVGSKAPNFSLVAPDLSHKTLADYSGKKVILNIFPSIDTSTCATSVRTFNKKAAALENTIVICVSKDLPFAQTRFCGAEGIENVQVLSDFATGSFGKDYGLEITTGPLAHLHSRAVVLIDEQGNVSYTEQVSDIVDEPNYEAALKAI, from the coding sequence ATGGCATCAATTACATTAAAAGGAAACCCAATAGAAACCATAGGTAATTTACCAAAAGTAGGCAGTAAAGCTCCAAATTTTTCACTAGTAGCTCCAGATTTATCTCACAAGACTTTAGCTGATTATTCAGGCAAAAAAGTAATTTTAAACATATTTCCAAGTATAGATACAAGTACTTGCGCAACCTCAGTTAGAACCTTTAATAAAAAAGCAGCTGCTTTAGAAAACACTATCGTTATTTGTGTATCCAAAGATTTACCTTTTGCTCAAACTCGTTTTTGTGGAGCTGAAGGCATTGAAAACGTTCAGGTTTTATCAGATTTTGCCACAGGAAGTTTTGGTAAAGATTATGGATTAGAAATTACTACTGGACCTCTTGCACATTTGCATTCAAGAGCCGTAGTTTTAATTGATGAGCAAGGAAATGTAAGTTACACTGAACAAGTTTCGGATATTGTTGATGAGCCAAATTATGAGGCCGCTCTTAAAGCTATTTAA
- a CDS encoding MATE family efflux transporter: protein MNISQYTSEFKKNWYLAAPVILGMLGHTFVGFIDNIMVGQLGTAELAAVSLGNSFMFVAMSIGIGFSTAITPLVAEADAAENTTLVKSSYKHGLILCTVLGILLFLVLFFSKPILHYMQQPEEVVALTLPYLDLVAFSLIPLIIFQGIKQFSDGLSLTKYPMYATLWANIVNIFFNYVLIFGKLGFPEMGIVGAAYGTLISRIVMVAYLWFILRKNNRSRKYLKNIKIFVVESAMFQKIINLGSLTAMQMFFEVAIFTTAVWLSGLLGKNPQAANQIALNLASMTFMVAIGFSVAAMIRVGNQKGLQNFVELRRITFSILFLGLIMASIFAIFFFIFHQSLPKVYVDFKDAVNFQDNLEVVSIASKLLLVAAIFQISDSAQVMILGALRGLQDVKIPTLITFISYWIVGFPISYFLGKEAVLGSFGIWLGLLAGLTTASILLFIRFNSLTLKLIAKKNELT, encoded by the coding sequence GTGAACATTTCGCAATATACATCCGAATTCAAGAAAAATTGGTATTTAGCTGCTCCTGTAATTTTAGGGATGTTGGGTCATACTTTTGTTGGTTTTATAGACAACATAATGGTTGGTCAATTAGGTACTGCAGAATTGGCAGCTGTTTCTTTGGGCAATAGTTTTATGTTTGTTGCGATGTCAATTGGAATTGGTTTTTCAACGGCAATTACACCTTTAGTGGCTGAAGCAGATGCTGCTGAAAACACAACTTTGGTAAAATCATCTTACAAACACGGATTGATTCTGTGTACTGTTTTAGGAATTTTACTTTTTTTAGTATTGTTTTTTTCAAAACCAATTTTACACTACATGCAACAACCTGAAGAAGTAGTGGCATTGACACTTCCTTATTTAGATTTGGTGGCTTTTTCATTGATACCTTTGATTATTTTTCAGGGAATCAAACAATTTAGTGACGGATTGTCTTTGACAAAATATCCAATGTATGCCACTTTATGGGCAAATATTGTAAACATATTTTTTAATTATGTACTCATTTTTGGAAAATTAGGATTTCCTGAGATGGGTATTGTTGGTGCTGCTTATGGTACATTAATTTCTAGAATTGTAATGGTAGCGTATTTGTGGTTCATTTTACGCAAAAACAATCGTTCAAGAAAGTATTTGAAAAACATTAAAATATTTGTTGTGGAAAGTGCCATGTTTCAAAAAATCATCAATTTGGGTTCTTTAACAGCGATGCAAATGTTTTTTGAAGTAGCTATTTTTACCACAGCTGTTTGGTTGAGTGGATTGTTGGGTAAAAATCCGCAAGCAGCCAATCAAATTGCCCTCAATTTAGCATCAATGACATTTATGGTTGCCATTGGATTTAGTGTAGCTGCCATGATTCGTGTAGGCAATCAAAAAGGTTTGCAAAATTTTGTTGAGTTGCGAAGAATTACATTTTCTATTTTATTTTTAGGATTGATTATGGCAAGTATTTTTGCAATCTTCTTCTTTATATTTCATCAAAGTTTGCCTAAAGTATATGTTGATTTTAAAGATGCAGTAAATTTTCAAGACAATCTAGAGGTAGTAAGCATAGCCTCAAAATTACTCTTGGTAGCTGCTATTTTTCAAATTTCAGACAGTGCGCAAGTGATGATTTTAGGGGCTTTACGCGGTTTACAAGATGTAAAAATTCCTACTTTAATAACATTTATTTCTTATTGGATTGTTGGTTTTCCAATTTCATATTTTTTAGGAAAAGAGGCTGTTTTAGGTAGTTTTGGCATTTGGCTTGGATTATTAGCAGGATTGACAACAGCGTCTATTTTATTATTTATCAGATTTAATTCCTTAACTTTAAAACTTATCGCAAAGAAAAATGAACTTACCTAA
- a CDS encoding LolA family protein, producing the protein MNSMIKMGMLCVFLLTGNVVFSQNSKEAKALLDEVSTKMSAYKNMFIDFSQTLVNEDAGIKYGDEPPIRGEIVISGEKYQLEYLGNTFLYDGKKLHVINHDEKEIAITKGDLDADDGFIYPSKLFTFYKEGYQFKMGKLQNINGRNIQFVSLFPIDSSSEIVKVELGIDAKTKHIYNLIQTGSNGSKTTFTITKFKSNEVLSDSFFTFDKQKYLAKKYTID; encoded by the coding sequence ATGAATAGTATGATTAAAATGGGGATGCTTTGCGTCTTTTTATTGACAGGTAATGTTGTATTTTCTCAAAATTCAAAAGAAGCAAAAGCATTGTTAGATGAGGTTTCAACGAAAATGTCAGCCTACAAAAACATGTTTATCGATTTTAGCCAAACGTTGGTAAATGAAGATGCAGGTATAAAATATGGTGATGAACCACCAATTAGAGGAGAAATTGTAATATCTGGAGAAAAATATCAATTAGAATACTTGGGAAACACTTTTTTATATGATGGTAAAAAACTACATGTAATCAATCACGATGAAAAAGAAATCGCCATCACCAAAGGAGATTTAGATGCTGATGACGGATTCATTTATCCCTCAAAATTATTTACATTTTACAAAGAAGGTTACCAATTTAAAATGGGTAAATTGCAAAATATCAATGGAAGAAACATTCAATTTGTTAGTCTTTTTCCAATTGATAGCTCATCAGAAATTGTAAAAGTTGAATTGGGTATTGACGCGAAAACGAAGCATATTTACAATCTTATCCAAACAGGTTCAAATGGATCTAAAACAACCTTTACCATCACTAAATTTAAAAGTAATGAAGTATTGAGCGATTCATTTTTTACCTTTGACAAACAAAAATACTTAGCTAAAAAATATACTATTGATTAG
- a CDS encoding FtsK/SpoIIIE family DNA translocase encodes MAKEKTNTQKTVANTEKKSVFAFLKSRQTTTMLAIFFILFAVFLISSFISFFFNWQEDQSTLQQFFNREVIAKNLLGKVGANLSHFFIYKGFGIAAFIITYKLLYTGYAILLKKPFSKVIISWNWGLISMIWISVTLGFLPDDFAILSGVVGVEINEYLQTFIGKTGLIIALIFLFISYLIVRYKVTFDDYIENLKIKREERRLQKEAALEKQAFEASLQEPIKEEAPVSNTIIFDNKEKSTFERPLENLKPTISSFSDFSKKHVADIPVTLDEDETEDDVNIEPSLISNDVAIDIEKVEEEEHEVENLSDKLLKDFGEFDPTLELSNFRFPTFNLLRQYNESISIDPDELEANKNNIVETLKNYGIGISEIKATVGPTITLYEIVPDAGIRISKIKNLEDDIALSLAALGIRIIAPIPGKGTIGIEVPNKRPTVVSMHSAISSKKFQESQMELPIALGKTISNETFVVDLAKMPHLLMAGATGQGKSVGLNAVLTSLLYKKHPAEVKFVLVDPKKVELTLFNKIERHYLAKLPDTEEAIITDTHKVINTLNSLCIEMDNRYDLLKAAMVRNIKEYNEKFKKRKLNPNEGHQFLPYIVLVIDEFADLIMTAGKEVETPIARLAQLARAIGIHLIVATQRPSVNVITGIIKANFPSRIAFRVTSKIDSRTILDAPGADQLIGRGDMLYSAGNELIRIQCAFVDTPEVEKITDYIGSQKAYAQAYQLPEFIGEEGGTTLDNNIEDRDKLFREAAEIIITAQQGSASLLQRKLKLGYNRAGRLIDQLEAAGIVGPFEGSKARQVLISDFTSLEQLLENERNE; translated from the coding sequence ATGGCTAAAGAAAAAACGAATACACAAAAAACAGTAGCAAATACTGAAAAAAAATCAGTATTTGCATTTTTAAAATCAAGGCAAACAACTACCATGCTTGCTATTTTTTTTATCTTATTTGCTGTTTTTTTAATTTCTTCATTTATTTCTTTCTTTTTTAATTGGCAAGAAGACCAAAGTACTTTACAACAATTTTTCAATAGAGAAGTTATTGCCAAAAACCTGTTAGGAAAGGTTGGCGCAAACCTGAGCCATTTTTTTATTTACAAAGGTTTTGGAATTGCTGCGTTTATCATCACCTATAAATTATTGTACACAGGATATGCAATTCTGTTAAAAAAACCATTTTCTAAAGTGATTATTTCTTGGAATTGGGGATTGATTTCCATGATTTGGATTTCAGTTACTTTGGGTTTTTTACCAGATGATTTTGCCATTTTATCTGGAGTTGTAGGAGTTGAAATCAATGAATATTTACAAACGTTTATTGGAAAAACAGGTTTAATTATCGCCCTTATTTTCTTATTTATCAGCTATTTAATTGTACGATATAAAGTTACATTTGATGATTATATAGAAAATTTAAAAATAAAACGCGAAGAGCGCAGACTTCAAAAAGAGGCTGCACTTGAAAAGCAAGCTTTTGAAGCGTCTTTGCAAGAGCCAATCAAAGAAGAAGCTCCTGTTTCCAATACCATTATTTTTGATAACAAAGAGAAATCCACTTTTGAAAGACCTTTAGAAAATCTAAAACCAACTATTTCTAGTTTTTCAGATTTCTCAAAAAAGCATGTTGCTGATATTCCTGTAACTTTAGATGAAGATGAAACTGAAGATGATGTAAACATTGAACCTTCCTTAATTTCCAATGATGTTGCAATTGATATAGAAAAAGTTGAAGAAGAAGAACATGAAGTTGAAAATTTATCAGACAAACTTTTAAAAGACTTTGGTGAATTTGATCCAACATTAGAATTGTCAAACTTTCGTTTTCCAACCTTCAATTTACTCAGACAATACAACGAAAGTATTTCAATTGATCCTGATGAATTGGAAGCCAACAAGAATAACATTGTTGAAACGCTTAAAAATTACGGAATTGGAATTTCCGAAATTAAAGCAACAGTTGGGCCAACCATTACCCTATATGAAATTGTACCTGATGCAGGAATCCGAATTTCAAAAATTAAAAATTTAGAAGATGATATTGCCCTTTCATTAGCTGCTTTAGGCATTCGTATCATTGCGCCAATTCCAGGAAAAGGAACTATTGGTATTGAAGTTCCTAATAAAAGACCAACAGTAGTTTCTATGCATTCTGCGATTTCATCCAAAAAATTCCAAGAATCTCAGATGGAATTGCCAATTGCCTTAGGAAAAACAATTTCTAATGAAACTTTTGTAGTTGATTTGGCAAAAATGCCTCACTTGTTGATGGCAGGTGCTACTGGACAAGGAAAATCAGTTGGATTGAATGCTGTATTGACATCGCTTTTGTATAAAAAACATCCTGCAGAAGTAAAATTTGTTTTGGTTGATCCTAAAAAAGTAGAACTTACTTTATTCAATAAAATTGAGCGTCATTATTTGGCAAAATTACCAGACACTGAAGAAGCAATTATTACGGATACTCACAAGGTTATCAATACGTTAAATTCATTGTGTATTGAGATGGACAATCGTTATGATTTGTTGAAAGCTGCCATGGTGCGCAACATCAAAGAATACAATGAAAAGTTTAAAAAACGTAAATTGAATCCGAATGAAGGTCATCAATTTTTACCTTATATAGTATTGGTAATTGATGAGTTTGCTGATTTGATCATGACTGCAGGAAAAGAGGTTGAAACGCCCATTGCACGTTTGGCTCAATTAGCTAGAGCTATCGGAATTCATTTAATTGTTGCTACGCAAAGACCCTCTGTAAACGTAATTACAGGGATCATCAAAGCCAACTTTCCATCGAGAATTGCGTTTAGAGTTACCTCTAAAATTGATTCAAGAACCATTTTAGATGCACCAGGTGCTGATCAGTTAATTGGACGTGGAGACATGTTGTATTCTGCTGGAAATGAATTGATTCGAATTCAGTGTGCTTTTGTTGACACACCCGAAGTTGAAAAGATAACAGATTATATTGGGTCACAAAAAGCGTATGCGCAAGCCTATCAACTGCCAGAATTTATTGGTGAAGAAGGTGGCACAACTCTTGATAATAATATCGAAGACAGAGATAAATTATTTAGAGAAGCAGCAGAAATTATCATTACTGCTCAACAAGGCTCAGCCTCACTTTTACAAAGAAAATTAAAATTAGGATACAATAGAGCTGGAAGATTAATAGATCAATTAGAAGCTGCTGGTATTGTGGGTCCTTTTGAAGGTAGCAAAGCCAGACAAGTATTGATCTCTGACTTTACAAGCTTAGAACAATTATTAGAAAATGAAAGAAATGAATAG
- a CDS encoding FecCD family ABC transporter permease encodes MNQPNYKKHFLLLSVLLILLFFANISLGSVAIPFQDIFRVLIGENSSKESWEIIILNFRIPKAITAILVGSGLSVSGLLMQTLFRNPLAGPFVLGISSGASLGVALLLLGSSLFGGFLLSETFTHWSLPIAASLGAFLVLSAVIITANSVRNTMSILIIGLMFGSFASAIISVLSYFSEATKLQQFLFWSFGSLGNLSWNELLVFGVFYVIAMCGIFPILKSLNSLLLGENYAKSLGIPIQKSRNIILIITSLLTGVITAFSGPIAFVGLAVPHLARMFFTTSNHKILVPATAVIGAIVLLICDSIAQLPTSEYTLPINAITSLFGAPIVIWLLIRKKKLFV; translated from the coding sequence ATGAACCAACCAAACTACAAAAAACACTTTTTACTATTATCAGTTTTACTGATATTGTTGTTTTTTGCAAACATCAGTTTGGGATCAGTAGCCATTCCTTTTCAAGATATTTTTAGGGTTTTAATAGGAGAAAATAGTTCGAAAGAAAGTTGGGAAATCATCATTTTGAATTTTCGAATTCCGAAAGCAATTACAGCTATTTTGGTTGGCTCAGGATTGTCAGTAAGTGGTTTATTGATGCAAACCTTGTTTCGAAATCCATTAGCAGGGCCCTTTGTGTTGGGCATTTCTTCAGGTGCAAGTTTGGGAGTTGCTTTGTTGTTATTAGGCTCAAGTCTATTTGGAGGATTCTTACTTTCAGAAACATTTACACATTGGTCTTTGCCAATTGCTGCAAGTTTGGGCGCATTTTTAGTATTATCGGCTGTAATTATTACTGCAAATAGCGTAAGAAACACCATGTCAATTTTAATCATAGGATTGATGTTTGGCAGTTTTGCTTCTGCAATTATTAGTGTTTTATCCTATTTTAGTGAGGCAACAAAATTGCAACAATTTCTATTTTGGAGTTTTGGAAGTTTAGGAAATTTAAGTTGGAACGAACTGCTTGTTTTTGGTGTTTTTTATGTAATTGCCATGTGCGGGATTTTTCCAATTTTAAAATCATTAAATAGCTTACTTTTAGGCGAAAACTATGCAAAAAGTTTAGGAATTCCGATTCAAAAAAGCAGAAATATCATTTTAATAATCACCAGTTTACTGACAGGTGTTATCACTGCGTTTTCAGGTCCAATTGCCTTTGTAGGCTTGGCTGTACCTCATTTAGCACGTATGTTTTTTACTACCTCTAATCACAAAATATTAGTGCCAGCAACTGCAGTTATAGGCGCAATTGTTTTGCTAATTTGCGATAGCATTGCGCAATTGCCAACAAGTGAATACACGCTTCCAATCAATGCCATCACCTCACTTTTTGGAGCTCCTATTGTGATTTGGTTACTCATCAGAAAAAAGAAACTTTTTGTGTAA